One genomic region from Nostoc sphaeroides encodes:
- a CDS encoding Ig-like domain-containing protein, translated as MTKSKAFIQPLDRIAIALMLLLSLLIGLIILQGDVVTARVRDFTWQNQQIGAEDNSFTLTFSRPMEVKSVEDNLKIEPPLAGKFSWAGRRMVYTLVTPAPYGTNYKVQLQGAKDKFAEQEGKNRVIQPFVGSFRTRDRVILYIGTDKEEQGRLVLYNLTQEQKRVLTPKDLIVIDFESFPNGEKILFSARAANNQDLLSAQLYTVTTGVSSKSGQKTEPEAKVDLVLDSKDYQNLKFDLSPDGQTIVIQRGNKTNPGDFGLWFMPATSDGSAEKPTPKRLKSQPGGDFMVTPDSKAVAVAQGQGAAILPLQGDASKPLDFLPQFGLVQAFSKDGSQAAMVKFNTDYTRDLFLVTNQGVQKQLLKTTGSILSCQFDIASPTLYCLLTQLVSKEQYIEQPYVVAIDLKTGQQKPLLVLPPAQRNVQMSLSADGLGLLFDQVVPQPNPPASLPTNTLKTDDGDVIATSSLWLMPLLPIADAATVEIRPEQLPLTGFRPRWLP; from the coding sequence ATGACGAAATCTAAAGCATTTATCCAACCACTAGATCGGATAGCGATCGCACTAATGCTACTGCTGAGTTTGCTGATTGGGTTAATTATATTGCAAGGTGATGTGGTGACTGCTCGTGTCCGGGACTTTACCTGGCAAAATCAACAAATTGGGGCAGAAGATAATTCTTTCACCCTCACCTTCAGCCGCCCAATGGAAGTAAAAAGCGTCGAGGATAACTTGAAAATCGAGCCACCCCTAGCAGGTAAATTCAGTTGGGCTGGGCGGCGGATGGTTTATACACTGGTAACACCAGCACCTTATGGCACAAATTATAAAGTGCAGTTACAGGGAGCTAAAGATAAGTTTGCCGAGCAAGAAGGCAAAAATCGGGTGATACAGCCCTTTGTTGGTAGCTTTCGTACACGCGATCGCGTCATCCTTTACATCGGAACCGATAAAGAAGAACAGGGACGGTTAGTTCTTTACAACTTAACCCAAGAGCAAAAAAGGGTGCTTACCCCCAAAGACCTGATAGTAATAGATTTTGAGTCATTTCCTAATGGGGAGAAAATTTTATTTTCTGCTCGCGCCGCAAACAACCAAGACTTACTTTCAGCCCAACTGTATACAGTGACAACAGGCGTTTCTAGTAAATCTGGACAAAAAACAGAACCAGAAGCCAAAGTTGACTTAGTTTTAGATAGTAAAGATTATCAAAACCTGAAATTTGACTTATCACCTGATGGGCAAACTATTGTCATCCAACGGGGAAACAAAACTAATCCCGGTGACTTTGGACTATGGTTTATGCCAGCAACCAGTGACGGTTCAGCAGAAAAACCCACCCCTAAACGCCTAAAAAGCCAGCCAGGGGGAGACTTTATGGTGACGCCAGATAGTAAAGCCGTAGCAGTTGCCCAAGGACAGGGAGCAGCAATTTTACCACTGCAAGGTGATGCTAGTAAACCTTTAGATTTTTTGCCGCAGTTTGGTTTGGTACAAGCTTTCTCTAAAGATGGCTCTCAAGCAGCGATGGTAAAGTTTAATACAGATTACACGCGAGATTTGTTTTTAGTGACAAACCAAGGTGTGCAGAAACAACTATTAAAAACAACAGGCTCAATTCTCAGTTGCCAATTTGACATCGCCTCACCCACCCTCTATTGCTTGCTGACACAGCTAGTATCCAAGGAACAATACATAGAACAGCCTTATGTAGTGGCAATTGACCTGAAAACCGGGCAACAGAAACCACTGCTAGTACTGCCTCCCGCTCAACGGAATGTGCAAATGAGTTTATCTGCTGACGGTTTGGGCTTGTTATTTGATCAAGTAGTACCGCAGCCAAACCCTCCAGCATCATTACCTACAAACACTTTGAAAACTGATGATGGAGATGTTATTGCTACTAGTAGTCTGTGGTTAATGCCTTTGTTGCCCATCGCTGATGCTGCGACTGTTGAAATTAGACCAGAACAACTACCCTTAACTGGATTTCGACCCCGGTGGCTACCTTGA
- a CDS encoding TIGR03943 family putative permease subunit produces MTNKNSKSKIPNLLLPWLDPLAITAWGILMLRYWLTNKLNLLIHPNYIWFVVVTGISFIIIGFFKMQELWQRRRRDVTPNTQHISLFPPGWGSVLLLTTAILGFIITPQVFASDKALQRGVTADLLGSTRVKPQAFRVTVRPEERSLVDWVRTVNVYPEPDAYTGQKVKVEGFVIHPPDIGKEYLFLARFVLTCCAADAYPVGLPVKLPNNQEAYSPDTWLEVEGQMVTENLAGKRQLTIAATSLKKIPQPQNPYSY; encoded by the coding sequence ATGACTAACAAAAATTCCAAATCAAAAATTCCAAATCTGTTACTCCCTTGGCTCGATCCTCTAGCAATTACAGCTTGGGGCATTTTAATGTTGAGATATTGGCTAACTAACAAGCTGAACCTGTTAATTCACCCAAATTACATTTGGTTTGTGGTTGTAACTGGTATCAGCTTCATCATTATTGGTTTCTTTAAGATGCAGGAACTTTGGCAAAGACGTCGCCGTGATGTTACGCCAAATACCCAGCATATTAGTTTATTTCCCCCTGGTTGGGGCAGTGTTTTGTTGTTAACGACAGCGATTCTAGGTTTTATTATTACACCGCAAGTTTTTGCTAGTGACAAAGCACTCCAAAGGGGTGTGACGGCTGATTTATTGGGAAGCACGCGTGTCAAACCCCAAGCCTTTCGAGTTACTGTTCGTCCAGAGGAGCGATCGCTTGTAGACTGGGTACGCACTGTCAATGTCTATCCAGAGCCAGATGCATATACGGGACAAAAAGTAAAGGTAGAGGGATTTGTTATCCACCCGCCAGATATAGGAAAAGAATATTTGTTCTTAGCGCGATTTGTCTTAACTTGCTGTGCAGCAGATGCTTACCCTGTAGGATTACCCGTCAAACTCCCAAACAATCAAGAAGCTTATTCCCCTGATACCTGGCTGGAAGTAGAAGGACAAATGGTAACAGAAAATTTGGCAGGTAAACGCCAACTTACCATTGCCGCTACCTCTCTGAAAAAGATTCCTCAACCCCAAAATCCTTATAGTTATTAG
- a CDS encoding permease yields the protein MNQLNNGFTIFLSLLVEAMPFLLLGVLFSSLLLFFVDERKLVEKMPKNPLLGALVGSMIGFLFPVCECGNVPVARRFLIQGVPTPVAIGFLLAAPTINPIVIWSTWTAFRDQPEIVVLRVVFSLAIATIIGFVFSFQKDLNPILQPAIARYMKFNPPAQPQTKRRGKRYEVQQQETIPNLLQSGTYILGGKAGIPLRIDPNLVPPTLMSNSDKPLAAKLRLVVDNSIQELRELGGVMILGSAIAAAIQVLAPRELILSLGAGPITSIVVMLILAVVVSICSTVDSFFALSFASTFSSGSLLAFLVFGPMIDIKSVGLMLSIFKPKTIFYLFAIAAQLTFVFTLFLNSHVF from the coding sequence ATGAATCAACTGAACAATGGTTTTACGATATTTCTAAGTCTGCTAGTCGAGGCGATGCCTTTTTTGCTTCTTGGGGTTTTATTCTCCAGTTTGCTGCTGTTTTTTGTTGATGAGCGCAAATTAGTCGAAAAAATGCCCAAAAATCCTCTGCTGGGTGCTTTAGTTGGCAGCATGATTGGCTTTTTATTTCCGGTGTGTGAGTGCGGGAATGTACCGGTAGCGCGGCGGTTCCTAATTCAGGGAGTACCCACACCAGTCGCAATTGGTTTTTTGCTAGCAGCACCAACAATTAACCCAATTGTAATTTGGTCAACTTGGACAGCATTTCGAGATCAGCCAGAAATAGTAGTCTTACGAGTCGTATTTTCTTTAGCAATTGCGACAATTATCGGTTTTGTTTTCAGTTTTCAAAAGGACTTAAATCCCATACTCCAACCTGCGATCGCTCGGTATATGAAGTTTAATCCGCCCGCGCAGCCACAAACTAAACGCCGTGGTAAACGTTACGAAGTACAACAGCAAGAAACGATACCGAATCTGTTACAATCGGGGACTTATATCTTAGGAGGAAAAGCAGGTATACCTCTGCGGATAGATCCAAATTTAGTACCGCCTACGTTAATGTCTAACTCCGATAAACCGCTTGCAGCTAAACTGCGCCTAGTTGTGGATAATAGCATCCAAGAATTACGAGAATTAGGCGGAGTGATGATTTTAGGAAGTGCGATCGCTGCTGCTATTCAAGTGCTAGCTCCCCGTGAATTAATTCTCAGTTTGGGTGCTGGGCCGATTACTTCAATTGTGGTCATGCTGATATTAGCAGTAGTGGTGTCAATTTGTTCTACAGTCGATTCTTTCTTTGCACTATCTTTTGCCTCAACCTTTAGCAGTGGTTCATTGTTGGCATTTCTGGTGTTTGGCCCAATGATTGACATCAAAAGTGTTGGTTTGATGTTATCTATTTTTAAGCCCAAAACTATCTTTTACTTATTTGCTATAGCAGCACAATTGACATTTGTATTCACCCTTTTTCTGAATTCGCACGTCTTTTAA
- a CDS encoding WD40 repeat domain-containing protein, whose product MAVVALPVTTWQGFYIHEAHAAIEVTPNSQTTNSFNAQLLYTLKGHNGSVKSLAFSPDSKVLVSGGAENEGVIRLWNPANGKKLGNINKAHQTAVESVVISPDGQTLASCSDDNTINLWNLKNFKFSRSFVGHTSNVLSLVVSPDSKVLISGALDGIRIWDLVQQRPLGTLVRFDNLIYTLALSPHGQILASGDNKGVIKLWNLSTGKLISEFVAHDNVVSSAVFTPDGQTLVTASRDRTVKLWNINTGELVRTLTGHNNWVNAIAINPDGQTLASAGKDGIKLWNLTTGELINTLSGHTDWVSAIAFSPDGKTLASGGFDQQIKIWGTPLKRN is encoded by the coding sequence ATGGCAGTTGTTGCCCTTCCAGTGACTACGTGGCAAGGGTTTTATATTCATGAAGCTCATGCTGCCATTGAGGTAACACCAAACTCCCAAACTACCAACAGCTTTAATGCCCAACTACTTTACACACTCAAAGGGCATAATGGAAGTGTTAAATCTCTCGCTTTCAGTCCAGATAGCAAAGTTCTGGTGAGTGGAGGCGCAGAAAATGAGGGTGTAATTCGCCTGTGGAACCCAGCAAACGGGAAAAAGTTAGGGAATATTAACAAAGCACACCAAACAGCCGTAGAATCTGTAGTGATTTCACCAGATGGGCAAACCCTGGCTAGCTGTAGTGATGACAATACGATTAACCTCTGGAACCTGAAAAATTTTAAATTTAGCCGATCTTTCGTCGGACATACCAGTAATGTATTATCTTTAGTGGTGTCTCCTGATAGTAAAGTTCTTATCAGTGGAGCTTTAGATGGGATTCGGATATGGGATTTGGTACAGCAGCGCCCGCTTGGTACTCTAGTACGTTTTGATAATTTGATTTATACCCTAGCCCTTAGTCCTCATGGGCAAATATTAGCTAGTGGTGACAATAAGGGTGTAATCAAGCTGTGGAATTTGAGTACTGGTAAATTAATCAGTGAATTTGTAGCTCATGATAATGTTGTTAGCAGTGCGGTCTTTACACCAGATGGACAAACGTTAGTTACTGCTAGCCGCGATCGCACAGTCAAACTGTGGAATATTAATACTGGAGAATTAGTCCGCACCCTTACAGGACATAATAACTGGGTGAATGCGATCGCCATTAATCCCGATGGGCAAACCCTTGCTAGTGCTGGTAAAGATGGGATTAAATTGTGGAATTTAACTACAGGTGAGTTAATAAATACACTGAGTGGACATACAGACTGGGTGAGTGCGATCGCTTTTAGTCCTGATGGTAAAACTCTTGCTAGTGGTGGATTTGATCAACAAATCAAGATTTGGGGAACTCCACTAAAACGTAATTGA
- a CDS encoding transposase, whose product MQRAFKVTLIPNHNQQVLINKTIGCARYVYNRFLALKQELYATEQKTLNYNACSQQLTILKKEIEWLKEVDKFALQNSRKNLETAYKNFFTDLKKSKNKKGVGFPMFKKKHGCKQSYKTNLTNGNIQVIENRLKLPKLGWVKFHKSQDITGKLVNVTVTRTLSGKYIASILCETEIEKYPTVTQNIALDLGIKSYLVTSDGEVVGNPKYYRTQTRKLRSCHKKLSRSVKGSSNRVKAKIKLARACVRITNLRDDFLHKLSTRLIKENFPAEIVEAGITPLLVV is encoded by the coding sequence ATGCAGAGAGCGTTTAAAGTTACACTTATTCCTAACCACAACCAACAAGTCTTAATTAACAAGACAATTGGTTGTGCAAGATATGTGTATAACCGCTTTTTGGCACTAAAACAAGAGTTATATGCCACGGAGCAGAAGACTTTAAACTACAATGCTTGCAGCCAGCAGCTAACTATACTCAAGAAAGAAATTGAGTGGTTAAAGGAAGTAGACAAATTTGCTCTGCAAAACTCACGCAAGAATTTAGAGACAGCATACAAAAACTTTTTTACTGACTTGAAGAAGTCTAAAAATAAAAAAGGTGTCGGCTTCCCCATGTTCAAAAAGAAGCATGGTTGTAAGCAGTCTTACAAAACGAATCTTACCAACGGTAATATTCAGGTAATCGAGAATCGTTTAAAACTTCCGAAGTTAGGATGGGTAAAGTTTCATAAATCTCAGGACATTACCGGGAAGCTTGTAAACGTTACCGTAACTCGCACCTTGTCAGGCAAATATATTGCTAGTATTTTGTGCGAAACAGAGATAGAGAAATATCCTACTGTTACACAGAATATTGCCTTGGATTTGGGAATTAAGTCCTATCTCGTTACTAGTGACGGTGAAGTTGTAGGTAACCCAAAATATTACAGAACTCAAACTCGTAAGTTACGCTCATGCCATAAAAAACTATCTCGCAGTGTAAAAGGCAGCAGTAATCGAGTCAAAGCGAAAATCAAGCTGGCTCGTGCTTGCGTTAGAATTACGAATCTCAGAGATGACTTTCTGCACAAACTGTCAACTCGGTTAATTAAAGAAAATTTTCCGGCAGAGATCGTTGAAGCAGGAATCACGCCACTTCTAGTGGTGTGA
- the ald gene encoding alanine dehydrogenase: MEIGVPKENKDQEFRVGLSPSSVRVLRENNHSIFVQTQAGNGAGFSDDDYRSAGAEIVPTSEMAWNRELVVKVKEPLTSEYNFLQKGQILFTYLHLAADRKLTEHLIDCGTTAIAYETVEQPGANRLPLLTPMSVIAGRLAVQFGARFLERQQGGRGVLLGGVPGVKPGKVVILGGGVVGTEAAKIAVGMGAIVQILDVSVERLSYLETLFGSRVELVYSNSAHIEAAVKEADLLIGAVLVLGRRAPILVSRELVKQMRPGSVIVDVAVDQGGCIETLHPTSHTNPVYVEEGVVHYGVPNMPGAVPWTATQALNNSTLPYVVQLANFGIMALEVNPALAKGVNVQNHRLVHTAVQEVFPDLVN; encoded by the coding sequence ATGGAAATTGGCGTTCCCAAGGAAAATAAAGATCAAGAATTTCGGGTAGGTTTAAGTCCTTCTAGTGTGCGGGTGCTGCGGGAAAATAATCATAGCATCTTTGTCCAGACGCAAGCAGGTAATGGTGCTGGATTCTCAGATGACGACTACAGAAGTGCTGGAGCCGAGATTGTCCCCACATCAGAAATGGCTTGGAATCGGGAATTAGTTGTAAAAGTCAAAGAGCCTCTGACATCAGAGTATAATTTTTTGCAGAAAGGGCAGATATTATTTACTTATTTACACTTAGCAGCCGATCGCAAACTGACAGAGCATTTAATTGATTGTGGCACAACTGCGATCGCCTACGAAACTGTAGAACAACCTGGTGCTAACAGACTACCCTTGCTCACCCCCATGAGCGTGATTGCCGGTCGGCTAGCAGTACAATTTGGGGCGAGATTCCTAGAACGTCAGCAAGGTGGTAGAGGAGTTCTTTTAGGTGGTGTCCCTGGAGTTAAACCAGGCAAAGTAGTAATTTTAGGTGGCGGCGTTGTCGGCACAGAAGCAGCTAAAATTGCTGTAGGTATGGGTGCGATCGTCCAGATTTTAGATGTGAGTGTCGAGCGCTTATCTTACTTAGAAACCCTATTTGGCTCTAGAGTCGAATTGGTTTACAGCAACTCTGCTCATATTGAAGCCGCCGTTAAAGAAGCTGATTTGCTCATCGGTGCAGTTTTAGTATTGGGACGGAGAGCGCCAATACTAGTATCCCGCGAATTGGTCAAACAAATGCGTCCTGGTTCTGTAATAGTTGATGTAGCCGTTGACCAAGGCGGTTGTATAGAAACTTTACACCCGACATCTCACACAAATCCGGTATACGTTGAAGAGGGCGTAGTGCATTATGGCGTTCCCAATATGCCAGGTGCAGTACCTTGGACAGCAACCCAGGCACTCAATAATAGTACATTACCTTATGTTGTCCAGTTGGCGAATTTTGGAATTATGGCACTGGAAGTTAACCCAGCATTAGCTAAGGGTGTGAATGTGCAGAACCATCGCTTAGTACATACTGCTGTGCAAGAGGTATTCCCTGATTTGGTAAATTAG
- a CDS encoding DUF4276 family protein: MVVWVFAGGGEAEVRGLIPFLEQNFSNCKFERKTPARQKPGPKPGRGNSYGRTGQSLIEQIIRELPIALRCEPNKCNLILVFDDLDCRTPELQENKILDAISTIPECADFNKLVVFAAPELEAWIIADWNNSIARHPDFRGRHERMRYWLSQEKNIPFNEPESFSEYDEDRDCCREKLSQALVDSSVLAEFDSLSTRYSKGLHTPALLQDIRPDEVQRRCPLFRKLYNSIRFS; this comes from the coding sequence GTGGTAGTATGGGTTTTTGCTGGTGGTGGGGAAGCTGAAGTTAGAGGATTAATCCCTTTTTTAGAACAAAATTTTTCTAATTGCAAATTTGAACGAAAAACACCAGCTCGTCAAAAACCTGGGCCTAAACCTGGTAGGGGAAATAGTTATGGCAGAACAGGTCAAAGCTTAATTGAGCAAATCATTAGGGAACTACCTATTGCCTTAAGATGTGAACCAAATAAATGTAATCTAATTTTAGTGTTTGACGATTTAGATTGCCGCACGCCAGAGCTTCAAGAAAATAAAATCTTAGATGCGATATCAACTATACCAGAATGTGCTGATTTTAATAAACTTGTTGTGTTTGCTGCTCCTGAACTGGAAGCTTGGATTATTGCAGATTGGAATAACTCAATAGCTAGACATCCAGATTTTCGAGGTAGACACGAGCGGATGCGTTACTGGCTTAGTCAAGAAAAAAATATTCCTTTTAATGAACCAGAATCATTTAGTGAATATGATGAAGATAGAGATTGTTGTCGAGAAAAGCTATCACAGGCACTAGTTGATTCAAGTGTTTTAGCTGAATTTGATAGCCTTTCAACACGTTATTCTAAAGGATTGCATACCCCGGCACTATTACAAGACATCCGACCAGATGAAGTTCAACGAAGATGTCCTTTATTTCGCAAACTCTATAACTCAATACGGTTCAGTTAA
- a CDS encoding AAA family ATPase, with amino-acid sequence MNQPLLRFVASKNYKNLSLDQVVELKKLNIFIGSNGSGKSNFISCLKFLKDSLTTIPDESRGVSSFENAVTQIGANRILDGSVASPAVVTLAYCFSQFSQTGTPGKNNGILDLKIYVDKNQPRVSISEECLYSGEDLHEPASSRPFYYYKFHDREAGKGAVSVYDSPGQNSSTHFEPLDNIDTNSLGLSAIPRLLEYSQYPPESTPVFRIRRDLVEFISKWQFYNANNMDLNQIRTAEPKIGGSDIYLSSSGDNLPLVLDNLTQQDIDFEESINKAMKSILPKTRRLRPIRSGRLSLTVEWYFHDIKEAFYLNEMSDGTVRMLCWATILHSPVLPSLLVIDEPELGLHISWMPILAEWIKKAAAKTQLIITTHSPDLLDHFTDCLENVFCFASEDKTHFSIKTLSKEMLNQKLEEGWQLGDLYRVGDPSIGGWPW; translated from the coding sequence ATGAATCAACCACTACTTCGTTTTGTTGCTAGCAAAAATTATAAAAATCTGTCTTTAGATCAAGTAGTTGAGCTAAAAAAACTCAATATATTTATAGGTTCAAACGGTTCAGGAAAAAGCAACTTTATCAGTTGTTTGAAATTTTTAAAAGATAGCTTAACTACAATTCCTGACGAAAGTCGCGGTGTTAGTAGTTTTGAAAATGCAGTTACTCAAATTGGTGCTAATCGAATTTTAGATGGCAGTGTAGCAAGCCCTGCTGTAGTAACACTTGCTTATTGTTTTTCACAATTTTCTCAAACTGGTACTCCCGGAAAAAACAATGGAATTCTTGATTTGAAGATTTATGTTGACAAAAACCAACCAAGAGTTAGTATTTCCGAAGAATGTTTATATAGCGGAGAAGATTTACATGAACCAGCTTCATCAAGACCTTTCTATTATTATAAGTTTCATGACAGGGAAGCGGGCAAAGGCGCTGTCTCAGTTTATGATAGTCCCGGACAAAATTCCAGCACTCATTTTGAACCTTTAGATAATATAGATACCAATTCTTTGGGGCTTTCTGCTATTCCTCGGCTGCTTGAATATAGCCAATATCCTCCCGAAAGCACACCTGTTTTCAGAATTAGAAGAGACCTTGTTGAATTTATTTCCAAATGGCAATTTTACAATGCCAACAATATGGATTTAAATCAAATTAGAACGGCAGAACCTAAAATAGGAGGAAGTGATATTTATCTATCTTCATCTGGAGATAATTTACCACTAGTTTTAGATAATTTGACTCAGCAAGATATCGACTTCGAGGAGAGCATAAACAAGGCAATGAAGTCGATTTTACCAAAAACTCGTCGTCTAAGACCTATACGTTCTGGTCGCTTGTCTCTGACTGTAGAATGGTATTTTCATGATATTAAGGAAGCTTTTTATCTAAATGAAATGTCAGATGGAACTGTCAGAATGCTTTGTTGGGCTACTATATTGCATTCTCCAGTTCTTCCTTCATTGCTAGTCATTGATGAGCCAGAATTAGGATTGCACATATCGTGGATGCCAATTTTAGCAGAGTGGATTAAAAAAGCTGCCGCGAAAACCCAATTAATTATCACCACACATAGTCCCGATCTTTTAGATCATTTCACGGATTGTTTAGAGAATGTTTTTTGTTTTGCTTCAGAAGATAAAACACATTTCTCCATCAAAACACTCTCCAAAGAAATGCTAAATCAAAAATTAGAAGAAGGATGGCAATTAGGTGATTTATATCGTGTTGGCGACCCCAGTATTGGAGGATGGCCGTGGTAG
- a CDS encoding Uma2 family endonuclease yields MLVSKYNDVVSVPEILSLEDFMANPPDGMEWVDEQLVEKTGMTLKHSEIEGNLYFYWRSYINSNQQGGKVYTEVPCRTYKKGRRPDVAYLTPQLVAEFGDVPTLPQSFPLIAEIVSPTDLAEELFLKAQEYLQSGCEEIWLVFPESRLVFVMTDNQVLGFKAGDVVSTQKVLLGFSVAVDELLS; encoded by the coding sequence ATGTTAGTTTCAAAATACAATGATGTTGTATCCGTACCGGAAATCCTCTCTTTAGAAGACTTCATGGCAAATCCTCCAGACGGGATGGAGTGGGTAGATGAGCAACTAGTAGAAAAAACAGGGATGACATTAAAACATAGTGAAATTGAAGGCAATCTTTACTTTTATTGGAGAAGTTATATCAACTCCAATCAACAAGGTGGGAAAGTTTATACTGAAGTACCTTGTCGTACATATAAAAAGGGTCGTCGTCCTGATGTGGCTTATTTGACACCTCAGTTGGTAGCTGAGTTTGGTGATGTTCCCACTTTGCCACAGAGTTTTCCGTTGATTGCTGAGATAGTTTCACCCACTGATTTAGCTGAAGAGTTATTTTTGAAAGCCCAGGAGTATTTACAGTCTGGTTGCGAGGAAATTTGGCTAGTATTTCCTGAAAGTCGATTAGTTTTTGTAATGACTGATAATCAGGTTTTGGGGTTTAAAGCTGGTGATGTGGTTAGTACTCAAAAAGTATTGTTAGGTTTTAGTGTAGCTGTAGACGAATTGTTAAGTTGA
- the dusB gene encoding tRNA dihydrouridine synthase DusB, which translates to MISLSPILQARLSQPLKIGSFEVKSRVLQSPLSGVTDMVFRRLVRRYAPDSMMYTEMVNATGLHYVKQLPKIMEVDPNERPISVQLFDCRPDFLAEAAIKAVAEGADTVDINMGCPVNKITKNGGGSSLLRQPEVAEAIVREVVKAVDVPVTVKTRIGWNDNEITILDFAKRMEDAGAKMITVHGRTRAQGYNGNARWEWITRVKEVLSIPVIGNGDIFSVEAAVKCLEQTGADGVMCSRGTLGYPFLVGEIDHFLKTGEMLASPTPIQRLECARDHLQALWEYKGDRGVRQARKHMTWYAKGFVGAAELRGQLSLVEKVDQGLAMIDQAIEKLSNGYELEEEAQDNLVML; encoded by the coding sequence ATGATTTCGCTCTCTCCCATTCTCCAAGCTAGACTTTCCCAACCCCTGAAAATTGGCTCGTTTGAGGTAAAAAGTCGGGTTCTCCAGTCGCCTTTATCTGGGGTGACAGATATGGTATTTCGCCGTCTTGTGCGTCGCTATGCGCCAGATTCGATGATGTATACCGAAATGGTGAATGCTACCGGGTTGCATTATGTCAAGCAGTTACCCAAAATCATGGAGGTAGATCCCAATGAGCGCCCAATTAGTGTTCAATTATTTGATTGCCGTCCAGATTTCCTCGCAGAAGCAGCAATAAAGGCAGTTGCAGAAGGTGCTGATACTGTTGATATTAATATGGGTTGTCCGGTAAATAAAATCACTAAAAATGGTGGCGGTTCTTCGTTGTTGCGGCAACCAGAAGTAGCAGAAGCAATTGTGCGGGAAGTGGTAAAAGCTGTTGATGTGCCTGTGACAGTCAAAACCCGTATTGGCTGGAATGATAACGAAATTACTATTCTCGACTTTGCCAAACGGATGGAAGATGCCGGGGCAAAAATGATCACAGTCCACGGACGCACTCGCGCCCAAGGATACAATGGCAATGCCCGTTGGGAATGGATTACCCGTGTCAAAGAAGTACTTTCTATCCCAGTCATTGGGAACGGAGATATTTTTTCCGTTGAAGCGGCGGTGAAATGTTTAGAACAAACGGGCGCTGATGGTGTGATGTGTTCTCGTGGGACTTTGGGTTATCCGTTTTTGGTAGGAGAAATTGATCACTTCTTAAAAACTGGAGAGATGTTAGCATCACCAACTCCGATTCAGCGCTTGGAATGTGCAAGAGATCATTTACAAGCCTTGTGGGAATATAAAGGCGATCGCGGTGTCCGTCAAGCCCGTAAGCACATGACTTGGTATGCTAAAGGTTTCGTTGGTGCAGCCGAACTCCGAGGACAGCTAAGTTTAGTTGAAAAAGTAGATCAGGGTTTGGCAATGATTGACCAAGCAATTGAAAAATTGTCTAATGGTTATGAACTTGAAGAAGAGGCGCAAGATAATTTGGTAATGCTTTAA